A genomic segment from Lutibacter sp. A80 encodes:
- a CDS encoding TetR/AcrR family transcriptional regulator, with the protein MKEEIIKKAGESFLKYGFKSVTMDDIANDLAISKKTIYKHFKNKVELVENTISYFHEMVHNTVMCVCDKEYNAIQENFEIKKIFSKVFEHADNSPMYQLQKYYPKIHLKIIKNEFSMFKDCILKNIEKGIEEEIYRKNIDKELTTKFYFSLMMSVHDTNLHTYNKNTISKLELKALEYHIRAIATLKGLKILEEQLDKNSIT; encoded by the coding sequence ATGAAAGAAGAAATTATAAAAAAAGCAGGAGAATCATTTTTAAAGTATGGCTTTAAAAGTGTTACTATGGATGATATTGCCAATGATTTAGCTATTTCAAAAAAGACAATATACAAGCATTTTAAAAATAAAGTAGAACTTGTAGAAAACACTATTAGTTATTTTCATGAAATGGTACACAATACGGTAATGTGTGTTTGTGATAAAGAATATAATGCTATTCAAGAAAACTTTGAAATCAAAAAAATTTTTTCAAAAGTATTTGAGCATGCAGATAATTCGCCAATGTATCAGCTTCAAAAATATTACCCTAAAATACATTTAAAAATTATTAAAAATGAATTTTCAATGTTTAAAGATTGTATTCTAAAAAATATTGAAAAAGGGATTGAAGAAGAAATTTATAGAAAAAATATTGATAAAGAATTAACAACAAAATTTTATTTCTCACTAATGATGAGTGTGCACGACACTAATCTTCATACTTATAACAAAAACACAATCAGTAAGTTAGAATTAAAAGCACTTGAATATCATATTAGAGCAATTGCAACATTAAAAGGATTAAAAATTTTAGAAGAACAATTAGATAAAAACTCAATTACATAA
- a CDS encoding polyprenyl synthetase family protein — protein sequence MDVVATYKEDFISYLNKKIKVKEPVNLYEPIHYILQIGGKRLRPILTIMICDLFEGNTKQAYDAALAIEVFHNFTLIHDDIMDSAPIRRGKETVHTKWDVNTGILSGDAMMILASQCFNKYEPEIFKKLLLLFNKTALEVCEGQQLDIDFETRNDVSITEYIKMITYKTSVLVAAAMKMGAIIADVSDSEAEKIYNFGLNLGIAFQLQDDFLDTFGDAATFGKQIGGDILENKKTFLYLKALEVCKKEDLEKLLHLYNIESKSETKIKEVTALFNKYNIVDITKSEIENYTEDAFVTLETLAISDANKQLLKNFGLSLMKRSI from the coding sequence ATGGATGTAGTTGCTACTTATAAAGAAGATTTTATTAGTTATTTAAATAAAAAAATTAAGGTAAAAGAGCCTGTAAATTTATACGAACCAATACATTATATTTTGCAGATAGGAGGTAAGCGTTTACGTCCAATTTTAACAATTATGATCTGCGATTTATTTGAAGGTAATACTAAACAAGCCTACGATGCGGCTTTAGCAATTGAGGTTTTTCATAATTTTACGTTAATACATGACGATATTATGGACAGTGCTCCAATTAGAAGAGGTAAAGAAACTGTTCATACAAAATGGGATGTAAATACTGGGATTTTATCTGGAGATGCTATGATGATTTTAGCATCGCAATGTTTTAATAAGTATGAACCTGAAATTTTTAAAAAATTACTGCTTTTATTCAATAAAACTGCTTTAGAAGTTTGTGAAGGACAACAACTAGATATTGATTTTGAAACCAGAAATGATGTAAGTATTACTGAATATATTAAAATGATTACTTATAAAACATCTGTTTTAGTTGCTGCTGCAATGAAAATGGGTGCTATTATTGCTGATGTTTCTGATAGTGAAGCTGAAAAAATATATAATTTTGGTTTAAATCTAGGTATAGCATTTCAATTACAAGACGACTTTTTAGATACCTTTGGTGATGCAGCAACTTTTGGAAAACAAATTGGAGGTGATATTCTAGAGAATAAAAAAACATTTTTATATCTAAAAGCTTTAGAAGTTTGTAAAAAAGAAGATTTAGAGAAATTATTACACCTATATAATATAGAGAGTAAGTCCGAAACTAAAATAAAAGAAGTAACAGCTCTTTTTAATAAGTATAATATTGTTGATATTACTAAAAGTGAAATAGAAAATTATACTGAAGATGCATTTGTAACTTTAGAAACGTTAGCTATTTCTGATGCTAACAAACAACTATTAAAAAACTTTGGATTAAGTTTAATGAAGCGAAGTATTTAA
- a CDS encoding AlpA family transcriptional regulator, translated as MTTLKIMQELNEIKVMIKKGNHFQKEIFNIQDLKGYTGFSESTIHKLSAKKLIPHNKPTNGALFFERLEIVEWIRKHKVYSDEEVLSKFSKQLKK; from the coding sequence ATGACAACTTTGAAAATTATGCAAGAGCTAAATGAAATTAAAGTGATGATTAAAAAAGGCAATCACTTCCAAAAAGAAATATTTAACATTCAAGATTTGAAGGGTTACACCGGATTCTCAGAAAGTACAATTCACAAGCTTAGTGCGAAAAAGCTGATACCGCACAATAAGCCTACGAACGGAGCGCTATTTTTCGAGAGATTAGAAATTGTTGAATGGATTAGAAAACATAAAGTCTATTCAGATGAAGAAGTTTTGTCGAAATTTTCAAAACAACTGAAAAAATAA
- a CDS encoding virulence-associated E family protein — protein sequence MYDKIHEELSKYFTIKFNEIALEYEIFDLDSKERIEFNESSLLVHLHREKINVSPQVFKTYLKAHFIERINPITEYFENLQAWNGENHIKKYASYVNTDDNELFYNHLLKWAVRAVKTVYNNESINKHVIVLEGGQSFGKSFYLNFLCPKELLKYLYTNMGVGKDERIKLAKAFIVNVEELDVMGKYDINAIKALISQVSVNERLPYGDKSTLLYRICSFLASTNRAEFLCDDTGSVRWIIFSVLEKLDYSYSKEFDINDFWSQAYHIFKYEKDFKADLTLEEIRINELRNERFTIQTAENEFVLKYYSISDNLEDFRTATEIVIELQAVGQRLNAQKVGSALKKYGFSRIKHSKRQVYGYLAKTKFNNHPWDYTDTE from the coding sequence TTGTATGATAAAATTCACGAAGAATTAAGTAAATATTTCACGATCAAGTTTAATGAAATTGCACTTGAATATGAAATTTTTGATCTAGACTCGAAAGAGAGAATAGAATTTAATGAATCCTCTTTATTAGTTCATTTGCATAGAGAGAAAATAAACGTTAGTCCGCAAGTATTTAAAACATATTTAAAGGCGCATTTTATTGAGCGTATAAACCCTATAACAGAGTATTTTGAAAATTTGCAAGCTTGGAATGGTGAAAATCACATTAAAAAGTATGCAAGTTATGTAAATACAGATGATAATGAGTTGTTTTACAATCATCTTTTAAAATGGGCTGTGAGAGCAGTAAAAACAGTTTATAATAATGAATCAATAAATAAACATGTAATAGTTCTAGAAGGCGGTCAGAGTTTTGGTAAATCGTTTTATTTGAATTTTTTATGTCCCAAAGAACTTTTAAAATATTTATATACAAACATGGGTGTAGGAAAAGACGAACGAATTAAACTAGCCAAGGCTTTTATTGTAAATGTAGAGGAGTTAGATGTAATGGGTAAATATGATATTAATGCTATTAAAGCACTGATAAGTCAGGTTTCGGTAAATGAACGATTACCGTATGGCGATAAATCTACATTGCTTTATAGAATTTGTTCATTTTTAGCTTCCACAAATCGTGCAGAATTTTTATGTGATGATACTGGGTCTGTAAGGTGGATAATATTTAGTGTACTTGAAAAGCTTGATTATTCTTATAGTAAAGAATTTGATATAAATGATTTTTGGTCACAAGCGTATCATATTTTCAAATACGAAAAAGACTTTAAAGCAGACTTAACTTTAGAAGAAATACGAATTAATGAATTGAGAAACGAACGTTTTACAATACAAACAGCAGAAAATGAATTTGTTTTAAAATATTATTCAATTAGTGATAACCTTGAAGATTTTAGAACTGCAACTGAAATTGTAATAGAATTACAAGCTGTTGGACAGAGATTGAATGCTCAAAAAGTAGGTTCGGCATTAAAGAAATATGGTTTCAGTAGAATCAAGCATTCAAAGCGCCAAGTTTATGGTTATTTAGCAAAAACTAAATTTAATAATCATCCCTGGGACTATACTGATACAGAATAA
- the mobC gene encoding plasmid mobilization relaxosome protein MobC, with protein MKHNISKINKRVVSYLSFEDKELLINQCNLLEIKTSFFIRNSILEKLGKPIFTPKIQNIETKNYISQLLRTGNNLNQIARNLNSGKAKFMIADQQTVLNEIKNINNHILEIKSKL; from the coding sequence ATGAAACATAATATTAGTAAAATAAATAAAAGAGTAGTCTCCTATTTAAGTTTTGAAGACAAGGAATTATTAATTAACCAATGTAATTTACTGGAAATTAAAACCTCTTTTTTTATACGCAACAGCATTTTAGAAAAATTAGGAAAGCCAATATTTACTCCAAAAATTCAAAATATTGAGACAAAAAATTACATTTCACAACTTCTTAGAACAGGAAACAACTTGAATCAAATAGCTCGTAATTTAAACTCTGGAAAAGCTAAGTTTATGATTGCCGATCAACAAACGGTTTTGAACGAAATTAAAAATATTAACAATCACATTCTCGAAATTAAATCAAAACTTTAA
- a CDS encoding relaxase/mobilization nuclease domain-containing protein: MITKIESINHTYNALAYCEKGGEILYTNKCLGTSKDIFLQMKENNAFNDRCSKPTFHIKIRIAPEDKGKLNSQDWIDISKSYAAKIGFQYNPYAIYIHKEGTAMEHIHCVAAKITEKNLAVTDDYTHYKSMDFSREIEEKYNLRKVKRVLETVKNNEVFESSDKRIPPLKEKIFQAITMSDTLEDLEFHLKQRGIKVKIGRGISFTDELNISFRGSKIDRRLSLRGIRKLLSYENQEKQEFITDFKDSNSGNGNEKALSSKAEKKQQDSANPIEYFDSDIVFDSINNFIDENNSNLNDSEDFEKRKKKKKKNRRKI; encoded by the coding sequence ATGATAACAAAAATAGAATCCATAAACCACACATACAATGCTCTTGCTTATTGTGAAAAAGGAGGAGAAATTCTTTACACCAATAAATGTTTGGGTACTAGCAAAGATATTTTCCTTCAAATGAAAGAGAACAACGCATTTAACGATAGATGCTCAAAACCAACATTCCATATTAAAATTAGAATTGCACCAGAAGACAAAGGAAAGTTAAATTCTCAAGACTGGATTGACATCTCCAAAAGTTATGCTGCCAAAATCGGATTCCAATACAATCCTTATGCTATATACATTCACAAAGAGGGTACTGCAATGGAGCATATACATTGTGTGGCTGCTAAAATTACAGAAAAAAATTTAGCTGTTACTGATGATTACACACACTATAAAAGTATGGACTTTAGTAGAGAAATTGAAGAAAAATATAATCTTCGAAAAGTTAAACGGGTTCTCGAAACAGTAAAAAATAATGAGGTTTTTGAATCATCTGATAAACGAATTCCTCCTTTAAAAGAAAAGATCTTCCAAGCCATTACAATGTCAGATACTTTGGAAGATTTAGAATTTCATTTAAAACAAAGAGGAATTAAAGTAAAAATTGGTCGAGGAATTAGCTTTACTGATGAGCTCAATATCTCGTTTCGTGGCTCCAAAATAGATAGAAGACTATCCCTCAGAGGTATAAGAAAATTATTAAGCTATGAAAATCAAGAGAAGCAAGAATTTATAACTGACTTTAAAGATTCTAATTCGGGTAATGGAAATGAAAAAGCATTAAGTTCTAAAGCTGAGAAGAAGCAACAAGACTCGGCTAATCCAATTGAATACTTTGATTCAGATATTGTATTTGATTCTATAAATAACTTTATAGATGAGAACAATTCTAATCTGAATGATTCAGAAGACTTTGAAAAACGTAAGAAGAAAAAGAAAAAAAATAGACGAAAGATTTAA
- a CDS encoding VOC family protein — protein MRNNKKINTPKIDYVGKIVIEAKNPKVLAEWYTNKFGLIIELEYYGEFHGGFTSNNRNLYIEIVPTTADEAQSNISLTFHVDDFKGYLHNLKTKGIIPITTDFTHEGEFASFKDPENNKIAIMGTLT, from the coding sequence ATGAGAAATAATAAAAAAATAAACACCCCTAAGATTGATTATGTAGGTAAAATTGTAATTGAAGCAAAAAATCCAAAGGTTTTAGCAGAGTGGTATACAAATAAATTTGGATTAATAATTGAGTTAGAATATTATGGAGAATTCCACGGAGGTTTTACTAGTAACAATAGAAATCTTTACATTGAAATTGTCCCTACCACTGCTGACGAAGCACAAAGTAATATATCCTTAACATTTCATGTAGATGATTTTAAAGGTTATTTACATAACCTAAAAACAAAAGGAATAATTCCAATAACTACTGACTTTACTCACGAAGGAGAATTTGCATCTTTTAAAGACCCTGAAAATAATAAAATAGCTATTATGGGAACTTTAACTTAA
- a CDS encoding class I SAM-dependent DNA methyltransferase yields MNNNKLTLDTLESWLWDSADILRGSIDSSDYKNYIFGLLFLKRSNDVFEEEVENIMQREGYSREEAEDDTYFQLPEESRWETIKKHTENIGIALDKAFAGIERENTSLDGVMTATKFGDKEKLSDELLQRLLRHFNQHSLRNDHLESNDLLGDAYEYLIKMFADDAGKKGGEFYTPRGVVQLIVQLIKPEPKQKVYDPTCGSGGMLIESARYIAEQPNGKVGNNVNVSLFGQEKNLGTWAIGKLNMLLHNFMDADIRKGDTLVTPQHKNEHNELTLFDRVIANPPFSMDGWWTPAENSIEVKLDKNGKEKKVKPNYNKVVSDPFGRFQFGIPPRGYADLAFLQHMIAVLKQDGKAGVVLPHGTLFRSGTEGKIRKALLEADLVEGIVGLPSALFYNTGIPASIWIINKNKTEAQKNKVAIIDASSDYKDGKNQNEILPEHITKIVNAYDDAKDVDKYMRIVELAEIADNDYNLNISRFIDTSEPEPIVDIKAVHQNLADLEAKEADINKKLAGFLKELGI; encoded by the coding sequence ATGAATAACAACAAATTAACATTAGACACTCTTGAATCTTGGTTATGGGATTCAGCAGATATATTACGAGGAAGTATTGACTCTTCCGATTATAAAAATTACATTTTCGGACTCTTATTTTTAAAGCGTTCTAACGATGTTTTTGAAGAAGAAGTTGAAAATATAATGCAGCGCGAAGGCTATTCTAGAGAAGAAGCAGAAGACGATACTTATTTTCAGTTACCAGAAGAATCTAGATGGGAAACTATTAAAAAACATACCGAAAATATTGGTATTGCTTTAGATAAAGCCTTTGCGGGTATAGAACGAGAAAACACTTCTTTAGACGGAGTAATGACAGCGACGAAATTTGGTGATAAAGAAAAATTATCTGACGAGCTTTTACAACGTTTATTACGCCATTTTAACCAACATTCTTTACGAAACGACCATTTAGAGTCTAACGATTTATTAGGTGATGCCTACGAGTATTTAATTAAAATGTTTGCCGATGATGCTGGTAAAAAAGGAGGCGAATTCTATACACCAAGAGGTGTGGTGCAGTTAATAGTTCAACTAATTAAGCCAGAGCCAAAACAAAAAGTGTACGACCCAACGTGTGGTTCTGGTGGTATGTTAATTGAGTCTGCTAGATATATTGCAGAACAACCCAACGGAAAAGTGGGAAATAATGTAAATGTATCGTTATTTGGGCAAGAAAAAAACTTAGGCACATGGGCTATCGGTAAACTAAACATGTTACTCCACAATTTTATGGATGCCGATATACGCAAAGGTGATACACTGGTAACACCACAACATAAAAACGAGCATAATGAACTAACACTTTTTGATAGAGTAATTGCAAATCCACCGTTTTCTATGGATGGTTGGTGGACACCAGCAGAAAACTCTATTGAAGTTAAATTAGATAAAAACGGAAAAGAGAAAAAAGTAAAACCAAACTATAACAAAGTAGTAAGCGACCCGTTTGGACGTTTTCAATTTGGTATTCCACCACGTGGTTATGCCGATTTAGCGTTTTTACAGCACATGATAGCGGTTTTAAAACAAGACGGAAAAGCGGGCGTGGTATTACCACACGGTACATTGTTTAGAAGTGGTACCGAAGGTAAAATACGTAAAGCCTTACTAGAAGCCGATTTGGTAGAAGGTATTGTGGGCTTACCAAGTGCTTTATTTTATAATACGGGCATACCAGCAAGTATCTGGATTATCAATAAAAACAAAACCGAAGCGCAAAAAAACAAAGTGGCGATTATAGATGCCAGTAGCGATTATAAAGATGGTAAAAACCAAAACGAAATTTTACCAGAGCATATTACCAAAATTGTAAACGCTTATGATGATGCTAAAGATGTAGACAAATACATGCGTATTGTAGAGCTAGCAGAAATTGCAGATAACGATTACAATTTAAACATATCTCGTTTTATTGATACTAGCGAGCCAGAACCTATTGTAGATATTAAAGCAGTACACCAAAATTTAGCCGATTTAGAAGCTAAAGAAGCAGATATTAATAAGAAATTAGCTGGATTTCTAAAGGAGTTGGGGATATGA
- a CDS encoding restriction endonuclease subunit S, whose amino-acid sequence MDTYKKSPLGIIPIDWEVLLTNDVGEITSSKRVYRGDYTKNGIPFFRGKEISQLAKGDKLKDIVYIKTETYNELKSKFGAPKSGDILVTAVGTIGSVYLVKEGDKFYFKDGNLMWIRKITDRLNRRFLMHYLRSNIFQKHIDLASGGSSQKALTIVKFKRLFIPVPSCDEQQKIAEILSTVDAKIDIIDQQITETQDLKKGLMQRLLTKGIGHTEFKDSALGEIPVSWEVVKIGDVLKLGSGKDYKHLQEGSIPVYGTGGIMTYVNEYLYDGESVGIGRKGTIDKPVFLNDKFWTVDTLFYTHSFKGVIPFYIYVVFQSINWRKHSEATGVPSLSRSIIEPLKILLPPMIEQSKIVEILTSVDEKLEVLSEKKTTYQELKKGLMQQLLTGKVRVKV is encoded by the coding sequence ATGGATACATATAAAAAAAGTCCATTAGGAATAATACCTATAGATTGGGAGGTGTTATTAACCAATGATGTGGGTGAAATTACGTCAAGTAAAAGAGTTTATAGGGGAGACTACACTAAAAATGGAATTCCTTTTTTTCGTGGAAAAGAAATTTCACAGTTAGCCAAAGGGGATAAGTTGAAAGATATTGTATATATAAAAACAGAAACATACAATGAATTAAAAAGTAAATTTGGAGCACCAAAATCAGGTGATATACTGGTAACTGCTGTTGGTACAATTGGTTCTGTATACTTAGTTAAAGAAGGGGATAAATTTTACTTCAAAGATGGGAATTTAATGTGGATTAGGAAGATAACCGACAGACTTAATCGGCGATTTTTAATGCATTATCTAAGGTCTAATATTTTTCAAAAACATATAGATTTAGCTTCAGGTGGCTCCAGCCAAAAAGCTTTAACAATAGTTAAATTCAAGAGATTATTTATTCCAGTTCCAAGTTGTGATGAACAACAAAAAATAGCAGAAATTCTAAGCACCGTAGATGCTAAAATAGACATTATAGACCAACAAATTACAGAAACCCAAGACCTCAAAAAAGGGTTAATGCAACGTTTGTTAACCAAAGGCATTGGACATACGGAGTTTAAGGATTCTGCTTTGGGTGAGATTCCTGTTAGTTGGGAGGTTGTGAAAATTGGAGATGTTTTAAAATTAGGAAGTGGTAAGGATTATAAGCATTTGCAAGAAGGTAGTATTCCTGTTTATGGAACAGGAGGTATTATGACTTACGTAAATGAATATTTATATGATGGAGAAAGTGTTGGAATAGGTCGAAAAGGAACAATTGATAAACCTGTCTTTTTAAATGATAAATTCTGGACAGTAGATACATTATTTTATACTCATTCTTTTAAAGGAGTGATTCCTTTTTATATTTATGTTGTTTTTCAATCTATTAATTGGAGAAAGCATAGTGAAGCTACAGGAGTTCCTAGCTTGTCAAGGTCAATTATTGAGCCTTTAAAGATATTACTACCTCCTATGATTGAACAATCAAAAATAGTTGAGATATTAACTTCTGTAGATGAAAAACTAGAAGTGTTATCAGAAAAGAAAACCACATATCAAGAATTGAAAAAAGGTTTGATGCAACAGTTGTTAACGGGTAAGGTTAGGGTGAAAGTTTAA
- a CDS encoding ATP-binding protein yields the protein MVENSNFDKKSIKIVRGKTTDWNELAKDCVCFANGVGGEIHIGIEDDEELPDATQKIPDTLIEKINKTIAQKTVGVGVSASKALATNGGEYIILKIFRSAQSIACTTSGKYYMRIADDCKPIMPEEMTRVAAEKQAFVWEEKVVRKIPISKANSIKTTAFLEDIQSSNRVSPFVKEMPHEELLEHYFLAQDNYLTNLGVLWIGERKDRANMHYAPSVQFIKYDEHENKINKIVWDDFTLNPKELLNEIASLSDWKESLEISDGIFRKTIPNYDIEVIRELIANALVHRVYTMRGDIFINLYHDRLEIHSPGPLPLGVTPNNIISKSIYRNTHLSKVFHDLKLMEKEGSGYDKVYELLLFNGKPEPIVEEYDDRVTVTVKKNILSKEVVRLMSKVNDDYGLKQKEIIALGLIALNGTISTISLSKKLCIRNDDGLKYWIGNLVKNDVILSKGRTKATEYFVNPKLLKQIDFKGKTDLKKIEAHRLEHLIIEDLRIYQPTSIGDINQRIGIEINRKKLKRQLDKMIEDEAVKAVGENRWRTYSLA from the coding sequence ATGGTAGAAAACAGCAATTTCGATAAAAAATCAATTAAAATAGTTCGAGGTAAAACTACAGATTGGAATGAACTAGCAAAAGACTGTGTTTGTTTTGCAAATGGAGTTGGAGGAGAAATACATATTGGTATAGAAGATGATGAAGAGTTGCCAGATGCTACTCAAAAAATTCCAGATACTTTAATCGAAAAGATAAATAAAACCATTGCACAAAAAACGGTTGGCGTAGGTGTATCTGCTTCCAAAGCGTTAGCAACAAACGGAGGAGAATATATTATATTAAAAATTTTCAGGAGCGCCCAATCTATTGCTTGTACTACAAGTGGTAAATATTATATGCGTATTGCAGACGATTGTAAACCCATTATGCCCGAAGAAATGACAAGGGTTGCTGCAGAAAAACAAGCCTTTGTATGGGAGGAAAAAGTTGTTAGAAAAATTCCTATTAGCAAAGCCAACTCTATAAAAACAACTGCTTTTTTAGAAGATATTCAATCATCAAACAGAGTAAGTCCTTTTGTAAAAGAAATGCCTCATGAAGAGTTGTTGGAACATTATTTTCTAGCTCAAGACAATTACTTAACCAACTTGGGAGTGTTGTGGATTGGTGAGAGAAAAGACAGAGCAAATATGCATTACGCACCATCTGTTCAGTTTATAAAATATGATGAACACGAAAATAAAATTAATAAGATAGTTTGGGATGATTTTACCTTAAACCCAAAAGAACTCTTAAATGAAATTGCTAGTTTATCTGATTGGAAAGAATCTTTAGAAATATCGGACGGAATATTTAGAAAAACAATACCAAATTACGATATTGAAGTTATTAGAGAATTAATAGCAAATGCATTGGTTCATAGAGTATATACTATGCGTGGTGATATTTTTATAAATCTTTACCACGATAGGTTAGAAATTCACTCTCCAGGGCCACTTCCGTTAGGTGTTACACCTAACAATATAATTAGTAAATCCATATATAGAAATACACATTTATCTAAAGTTTTTCACGATTTAAAATTAATGGAAAAAGAAGGAAGTGGATATGACAAAGTATATGAACTACTATTGTTTAATGGTAAACCCGAGCCAATTGTTGAAGAATATGATGATAGAGTTACTGTTACGGTGAAGAAAAACATTCTTAGCAAAGAAGTTGTTAGGTTAATGTCTAAAGTAAATGATGATTATGGCTTAAAACAAAAGGAAATTATTGCTTTAGGATTAATTGCATTAAATGGAACCATTTCAACAATTTCTTTGAGTAAAAAATTATGTATTAGAAATGATGATGGCTTAAAATATTGGATAGGAAACCTTGTTAAAAATGATGTTATTTTAAGTAAGGGAAGAACAAAAGCTACGGAGTATTTTGTAAACCCTAAACTCTTAAAACAAATCGATTTCAAGGGAAAAACAGATTTAAAGAAGATTGAAGCACATCGTTTAGAACATTTAATTATTGAAGATTTAAGAATCTATCAGCCAACTTCTATTGGCGATATCAATCAACGAATAGGTATTGAAATTAATAGAAAAAAACTAAAAAGACAACTAGATAAGATGATTGAAGATGAAGCTGTTAAAGCTGTCGGAGAAAATAGATGGAGAACATATAGTTTAGCATAA